In Salinigranum marinum, one DNA window encodes the following:
- a CDS encoding stage II sporulation protein M — protein MTVDDALRAAAGLLRQNAATVLPYYALLAAAVDVARVPLLAGAIVVYVFLASTGRLATLVDDLAGLNPELLSPEPGGVPPELSDRLATTLFSPTVVATMLAAGVGGVVCYVLARGVTRAAALAAVKAGVDSDDDRDPLATGVAGVGRWRTFAALVVVRWGLLVVAGVPVVAAVIAGAGTLGTADVGTALDEGAAVAILAALAGVIVTAAAVLVVLALLAFAGPAVVVDDVGVRGAVRRSAGVPFAHPGGFVLYGVVVVATYVVLGIGAAVLGVAGVNRVVALVSAFLVAPVLDGIAVALYVGWADDRESERSKPADTGLDADADTGEQRRAAATDESGFVFGPVGATEEADGSPESGDEWDDPAGADRGETQEESGDGRNSGGVVSGVRRALGGGIAELGGFVRRDWGYVLVAAIVLAVGIVAGWTATAGYGVRIGAPDDPGAVFGAVPVGPFVNISVNNWLVATHAGFSGLFAGVPTVATLLFNGLLVGAVAGVVEPLLFAALVAPHGIVELPAIAVAGGVGLRLGHVAWGTWRGARSRSALVDEIGRTWRVVVGLAVVFVVAGFVEAFVTPRVAAAVLG, from the coding sequence GTGACAGTCGACGATGCCCTCCGGGCGGCGGCCGGCCTCCTCCGGCAGAACGCCGCCACCGTCCTCCCGTACTACGCGTTACTCGCCGCCGCGGTCGACGTCGCCCGCGTCCCCCTGCTCGCCGGCGCGATCGTCGTCTACGTCTTCCTGGCGTCGACCGGCCGACTCGCCACCCTGGTCGACGACCTCGCCGGGTTGAACCCCGAGTTGCTCTCGCCGGAGCCGGGAGGAGTGCCGCCCGAACTGAGCGACCGGCTGGCGACGACGCTGTTCTCGCCGACGGTCGTCGCCACGATGCTCGCCGCCGGCGTCGGCGGCGTCGTCTGTTACGTCCTCGCGCGGGGCGTAACGCGGGCGGCGGCGCTCGCGGCCGTGAAAGCAGGTGTCGACTCCGACGACGACCGCGACCCCCTCGCCACCGGCGTCGCGGGCGTCGGTCGCTGGCGGACGTTCGCCGCCCTCGTCGTCGTGCGGTGGGGACTGCTCGTCGTCGCCGGGGTCCCGGTCGTCGCGGCGGTGATCGCCGGGGCCGGAACGCTCGGCACCGCCGACGTCGGAACCGCGCTCGACGAGGGGGCCGCCGTCGCCATCCTCGCCGCGCTCGCGGGCGTGATCGTCACCGCCGCCGCGGTCCTCGTCGTCCTGGCGCTGCTGGCCTTTGCGGGCCCCGCAGTCGTCGTCGACGACGTGGGCGTCCGTGGTGCCGTCCGCCGGAGCGCGGGGGTCCCGTTCGCCCACCCCGGCGGGTTCGTCCTCTACGGCGTCGTGGTCGTGGCGACCTACGTCGTGCTCGGGATCGGAGCGGCCGTCCTCGGCGTCGCGGGCGTCAACCGGGTCGTCGCGCTCGTCTCGGCGTTCCTCGTCGCACCGGTGCTCGACGGGATCGCCGTCGCGCTGTACGTCGGGTGGGCGGACGACCGCGAGTCCGAGAGGTCGAAACCAGCGGACACGGGCTTGGATGCGGATGCGGATACGGGTGAGCAGCGCCGAGCGGCCGCGACCGACGAGTCGGGGTTCGTCTTCGGTCCCGTCGGCGCGACCGAGGAGGCCGACGGCTCCCCGGAGTCGGGTGACGAGTGGGACGACCCCGCAGGGGCGGACCGCGGGGAGACGCAGGAAGAGAGTGGTGATGGTCGAAACAGCGGCGGTGTCGTGTCGGGCGTGCGGAGGGCGCTGGGCGGCGGTATCGCGGAACTCGGCGGGTTCGTCCGGCGGGACTGGGGGTACGTCCTCGTCGCGGCGATCGTACTCGCCGTCGGCATCGTGGCTGGGTGGACGGCGACGGCGGGCTACGGGGTCCGGATCGGCGCGCCCGACGACCCCGGGGCGGTGTTCGGTGCCGTGCCCGTCGGCCCGTTCGTCAACATCTCGGTCAACAACTGGCTCGTGGCGACCCACGCGGGCTTTTCGGGGCTGTTCGCCGGGGTTCCGACCGTGGCGACGCTCCTGTTCAACGGACTGCTCGTCGGGGCGGTAGCGGGCGTCGTCGAACCGCTCCTCTTCGCGGCGCTCGTCGCCCCGCACGGGATCGTCGAACTCCCCGCGATCGCGGTCGCCGGCGGCGTCGGCCTCCGCCTCGGGCACGTCGCGTGGGGAACGTGGCGCGGCGCTCGGTCGCGGTCCGCGCTCGTCGACGAGATCGGCCGCACCTGGCGGGTCGTCGTCGGCCTCGCGGTCGTCTTCGTCGTCGCCGGCTTCGTCGAGGCGTTCGTCACCCCGCGGGTGGCGGCCGCAGTGCTCGGCTGA
- a CDS encoding STT3 domain-containing protein: MADAHPRIRSHFARTWTAARRLVASRSAVVGPRLVVALAAVFVVAALARTAVYGSVFRGDAVVLLSNDPYYYRFVVERHVAAGSDLDSLLRYDGRDPLFVVSLSVVVALLGGVDHAGAVLAWYPVVVGLLTVGLVFAFATLVTDSRAVGVVAAAALALSPAHVARTALGFSDHHAADYLWLVATATLVVALARLDGRPERRLALVPLLAVALAAQVLSWEAGVALLAPTAVVVALLALVDAAAGRRPTVGIAAAAAFVVAAGLVAAATAFGWHDSRIAVSVAVLAGLVVGVVGVAALSVRVGAPARATLGPTLLLAALGVVAAGRVAEVASVLSAGRNYLAATAGSGVAETVPLVGGPLGPLTGPLSLFGVGLFVALPFLLGESRALRRAPDAGRFLLVTFTWIFLALALVQRRFAGELSPFVAVLVGIALVDFAWRAGVLDADPLARRRRRPVGAAASRLAPVAFALLVVMATVTSAGFLAIKLNQSVVSDGEYEAARAIHADAAARGLDYPHSYVLSSLGRNRLYNYEVSGHAAPELSYRYAAASYDPFLAAPSPDERYWHLHDRVGYVVTTDGHRPSPASTGAVLHDRLGSDGDGVTGTGHFRLVYASDDGSVKAFALVPGAVVVGTADPGRSVAVAVPITVGDQPVTYARETTATAAGWYAVTVPYPGRYTVDGRPVTVSERDVLAGGFVDADGRSPAPTRARWSFDAGRGDVAFDAHGGAHGRVVGPAWTAGGLDFRGTGGVTIAGVPTPTPETGLALTVRFAAVDPIDPSDPEPTRFPRLAAAAPSGRYTTTDGYQLGLVDGRIVGAVGDGPGAGVVRGPAVDDGRQHVVSLLWDGAVVRLVVDGDVVDAVPYDGPVTRSDTLVVGATTDDRYHLRGVVTDLRLDLTPEGAVRDGTTPIRTHTELTDVHPPLPLSTVSNTEPSYRGV, translated from the coding sequence ATGGCGGACGCTCACCCGCGGATCCGGTCTCACTTCGCTCGGACGTGGACGGCCGCCCGTCGGCTCGTGGCGTCGCGCTCGGCGGTCGTCGGCCCTCGTCTCGTCGTCGCGCTCGCGGCCGTGTTCGTCGTCGCTGCGCTCGCCCGGACGGCCGTCTACGGCTCCGTCTTCCGCGGCGACGCCGTAGTTCTCCTCTCGAACGACCCCTACTACTACCGCTTCGTCGTCGAGCGACACGTGGCGGCCGGGTCGGATCTCGACTCGCTCCTGCGGTACGACGGGCGCGACCCGCTGTTCGTCGTCTCGCTCTCCGTCGTCGTCGCGCTCCTCGGTGGGGTCGACCACGCGGGGGCGGTGCTCGCGTGGTACCCCGTCGTCGTCGGCCTGCTGACGGTCGGTCTCGTCTTCGCGTTCGCGACGCTCGTGACCGACTCGCGCGCCGTCGGCGTCGTCGCCGCGGCCGCACTGGCGCTCTCCCCGGCGCACGTCGCCCGCACCGCGCTCGGCTTTTCGGACCATCACGCCGCGGACTACCTCTGGCTCGTCGCCACCGCCACGCTCGTCGTCGCGCTCGCCCGCCTCGACGGTCGCCCCGAACGCCGCCTCGCGCTCGTTCCCCTCCTCGCGGTCGCGCTCGCCGCGCAGGTCCTCTCGTGGGAGGCCGGCGTCGCGCTCCTCGCGCCGACGGCGGTCGTCGTCGCGCTCCTCGCGCTCGTCGACGCCGCGGCCGGGCGTCGGCCGACCGTCGGCATCGCCGCCGCCGCGGCGTTTGTGGTCGCCGCCGGTCTCGTCGCCGCCGCGACCGCGTTCGGCTGGCACGACAGCCGGATCGCCGTCAGCGTCGCGGTGCTCGCCGGGCTCGTCGTCGGCGTCGTCGGCGTCGCCGCCCTGTCCGTCCGGGTCGGCGCGCCCGCCCGCGCGACGCTCGGCCCGACGCTCCTCCTCGCCGCGCTCGGCGTCGTCGCGGCGGGTCGGGTCGCCGAGGTGGCGAGCGTGCTCTCGGCGGGACGGAACTACCTCGCGGCGACCGCCGGGAGCGGCGTGGCCGAGACGGTCCCGCTCGTCGGCGGTCCCCTCGGCCCGCTCACGGGGCCGCTCTCGCTGTTCGGGGTCGGGCTGTTCGTCGCGCTCCCCTTCCTCCTCGGCGAGAGCCGCGCCCTCCGCCGCGCGCCCGACGCCGGACGCTTCCTGCTCGTGACGTTCACCTGGATCTTCCTCGCGCTAGCGCTCGTCCAGCGACGCTTCGCCGGCGAACTCTCGCCGTTCGTCGCCGTCCTCGTCGGGATCGCGCTCGTCGACTTCGCGTGGCGCGCCGGCGTCCTCGACGCCGACCCGCTCGCGCGGCGTCGCCGGCGGCCGGTCGGTGCCGCTGCCAGCCGTCTCGCCCCGGTCGCGTTCGCGCTCCTCGTCGTGATGGCGACCGTCACGAGCGCGGGTTTCCTGGCGATCAAGCTGAACCAGTCGGTCGTCTCCGACGGCGAGTACGAGGCGGCCCGCGCGATCCACGCCGACGCCGCGGCGCGGGGGCTCGACTACCCCCACAGCTACGTGCTCAGTTCGCTCGGGCGCAACCGGCTGTACAACTACGAGGTCAGCGGCCACGCCGCACCGGAGCTGTCGTACCGGTACGCGGCGGCCAGCTACGACCCGTTCCTCGCCGCTCCGTCCCCCGACGAGCGGTACTGGCACCTCCACGACCGCGTCGGCTACGTCGTCACGACCGACGGCCACCGCCCGTCGCCGGCGTCGACCGGGGCGGTGCTCCACGACCGGCTCGGGTCGGACGGCGACGGCGTCACCGGGACCGGTCACTTCCGGCTGGTGTACGCCAGCGACGACGGCTCGGTGAAGGCGTTCGCGCTCGTCCCCGGCGCGGTCGTGGTCGGCACCGCCGACCCCGGCCGGTCGGTGGCGGTCGCCGTCCCGATCACCGTCGGCGACCAGCCGGTCACCTACGCCCGCGAGACCACGGCGACCGCCGCCGGCTGGTACGCCGTCACGGTTCCGTATCCCGGGCGCTACACGGTCGACGGCCGCCCCGTCACGGTGTCGGAGCGGGACGTCCTCGCGGGCGGATTCGTCGACGCCGACGGCCGGTCACCGGCACCGACCCGCGCTCGCTGGTCGTTCGACGCCGGCCGCGGCGACGTCGCCTTCGACGCCCACGGCGGCGCGCACGGCCGCGTCGTCGGCCCCGCGTGGACCGCCGGGGGCCTCGACTTCCGCGGCACCGGCGGCGTCACGATCGCCGGCGTTCCGACCCCGACACCGGAGACCGGGCTGGCGCTCACCGTCCGCTTCGCGGCCGTCGACCCGATCGACCCCTCGGATCCCGAGCCGACGCGTTTCCCCCGCCTCGCCGCCGCCGCTCCGTCCGGCCGGTACACCACGACCGACGGCTACCAGCTCGGTCTCGTCGACGGCCGGATCGTGGGCGCGGTCGGCGACGGGCCGGGAGCCGGCGTCGTCCGCGGCCCGGCGGTCGACGACGGCCGCCAGCACGTCGTCAGCCTCCTGTGGGACGGTGCCGTCGTCCGCCTCGTCGTCGACGGTGACGTGGTCGACGCGGTGCCGTACGATGGTCCCGTCACTCGCTCCGACACGCTGGTCGTCGGCGCGACCACCGACGACCGCTACCACCTCCGCGGCGTCGTCACCGACCTCCGGCTCGACCTCACGCCCGAGGGAGCCGTCCGCGACGGGACCACTCCGATCCGGACCCACACGGAGCTCACAGACGTACACCCTCCCCTGCCTCTGTCGACGGTTTCTAACACTGAGCCGTCCTACCGGGGGGTATGA
- a CDS encoding sulfurtransferase: protein MSDTEYAKDVLVSADWVENHLEDFQSDDPEYRLVEVDVDTEAYDEAHAPGAIGFNWETELQDQTTRDILTKEDFEDLLGSHGIASDSTVVLYGDNSNWFAAYTYWQFKYYGHDDVRLLDGGRDYWLDNDYPTTDEEPEFSAAEYTARGPFEDIRAYRDDVEKAIDRGIPLVDVRSPEEFSGEILAPPGLQETAQRGGHIPGAQNISWAAVTNDDGTFKSRDELEALYADEGITGDNSVVAYCRIGERSSVAWFALHELLGYDSAVNYDGSWTEWGNLVGAPIEKGD from the coding sequence ATGTCAGACACAGAGTACGCGAAGGACGTTCTCGTCTCCGCCGACTGGGTGGAGAACCACCTCGAGGACTTCCAGAGCGACGACCCCGAGTACCGACTGGTCGAAGTCGACGTCGACACGGAGGCGTACGACGAGGCCCACGCCCCCGGTGCGATCGGTTTCAACTGGGAGACCGAACTGCAGGACCAGACCACACGCGACATCCTCACCAAGGAGGACTTCGAGGACCTCCTCGGGAGCCACGGGATCGCGAGCGACTCCACCGTCGTCCTGTACGGCGACAACTCCAATTGGTTCGCCGCCTACACGTACTGGCAGTTCAAGTACTACGGCCACGACGACGTCCGCCTCCTCGACGGGGGTCGCGACTACTGGCTCGACAACGACTATCCGACCACGGACGAGGAACCCGAGTTCTCGGCCGCCGAGTACACCGCTCGCGGTCCGTTCGAAGACATTCGAGCCTACCGGGACGACGTGGAGAAGGCGATCGACCGCGGCATCCCCCTCGTGGACGTCCGCTCGCCCGAGGAGTTCTCCGGCGAGATCCTCGCGCCCCCGGGACTGCAGGAGACCGCCCAGCGCGGCGGCCACATCCCCGGCGCGCAGAACATCTCGTGGGCCGCCGTGACGAACGACGACGGGACGTTCAAGTCGCGCGACGAACTCGAAGCGCTGTACGCCGACGAGGGCATCACCGGCGACAACTCGGTCGTCGCGTACTGCCGCATCGGCGAGCGCTCGTCCGTGGCGTGGTTCGCGCTCCACGAACTGCTCGGCTACGACTCCGCCGTGAACTACGACGGCTCGTGGACCGAGTGGGGCAACCTCGTCGGCGCGCCCATCGAGAAGGGCGACTGA